The region aatttcttacaaAATCTGACtggaaaaggaataaaaaacgAAGTGGGTAAATTGAAGCCCCAGTCGTTGAGAAATAAATTGCAGTTCCTTCACAAAAACTAAATGCATTGAAGTACAAGCAGGTTCCACATCAAATAGTTTTGCATGTTGTTATAAGCAAAAATAGTAATGCTCTTTTATCTTCCTAAAGATTGTTGCAGAGACAGTAACGGAGATTGGGGATCCTAAATACGCAATATGCGAAGCTGTAGAAAAGCTCAACATCGAACTTCTTGTTTTAGGTAGCCATAATCGGGGACCTGTGCAGAGGTTAGTCTTTACTTGAAATGTTATATGCAATCCTCCTTATTCATCAGTCTAAAGttataagaagagaaaaaagacagAGAAAATAGCATGTCATGCTGGCATTTCAGAATGTAATTGGATGGAGAACGAGTCGCCTGTTTTTAACCTGGAGATAAATCAACTATTGTGTATAGTTGTGCTATTGTATGCAAACATGGGTGCCTCTGAACTGTGCTTCTAGATAGACTAAAACTTACAAATTACTGAGTTTAACTCGAGTTTTCCTGGACAGGGCTTTTCTGGGAAGTGTCAGCAACTACTGTGTGAACAACGCCAAGTGCCCTGTTCTTGTTGTGAAGAAACCTGCAGTTTGAGGACTTCGCCGTCATATTGCTGCTATCATGTGAAGCAGAAAGCTGAGTTCTGGATATAAGGAGACCAGCAAGTCAGAGTTTTCTGTCAAAACAAACTTACAGCATGTCAAGTTAAAATGTCTAGATGTTTGGAAATTTTGAGATTTAGGTCTCTTTTCAAAAGGCATTGTGTTTGTAAATTATTAGACAAAATAAATACTCCCCAAGCTAGCTTGACTCTGTTAACATGGGTTATCTTCAGCTCTATTATTTCAGATCATTCTCAGATATGATTTGAGCCTTGCAACAGTACATTTCCATAACtagcacataaaaaagaaaatgaaaaggaagagagaagaaacTTTCGGTAAATTGTGCTTTGCTTACTCGTGTTAGCTTGCCATCTCTCTCAATGGGCGTTCCAATGACATTTGCCAAATTGTCCACCAGTGACCATTAGTAGCCTCAACTTAGTGTTGCTCAGAATTTTAAAATCATACATTGCTGGCTAAATGCTTTTAAGATGCTTTGCTCATTAGTTTGCAAgcaattagtaaaaaaaatttctattattttatacCTTTTTCATTCCTTGCTCCACTTGACCATGTTTTCTTCTCATACTGCATGTGAAGTCCAATCCTCTTATCTTTCGAATATATCCGATCAAATGTTTAGAATATTACTGACGCTAAAGTTTTATAGCACATCAATCAACCTATCGTCGAAAGAGGAAGAAATTACCAACAAATTCTGTTCGGGCAACGGAAAACCTTGTACTGTCAAGCACATACTGGTAGATACAAAAGGTAAATTATCCTTTCATAAATGAGCTATATCTTGATCCTAATCCGCACGGATAGAATTTTCATGCTGGGATTCTGCTGATGGAGGTTTTTGATAACCATGACTCTTTGCTGTCAAGTCGACCTTTTTATCAAGGAGAAACAAgaagaacaaacaaaaaatgaggagaagaaaaagaatttgcTACAAGTACATGAGGCAAAGAAAAAGCTGTAATTTGTAGTGTGACTAATCCACCAGCAAAATTAATGGCTGGGGCCACGATAATCACTTTTTTGTTCATTCATTTCTGTTATGGTTATACAACTAACTGGGAAATTTCTGCTAAGTAACTCTACAAAAGAGCAATTAAATTTCTTGCTGTCAACTCTACCAGTTGAAAGAAGTAGATGTTAGGAAAAGGAGACTTCATAGGCCAATGCATCAGGTCTCCATCATTCTATACCGGGTAAAACTATCACATCTCACCAAAAATAAACACAGTGCGTATCAAGTTACCCCTTTCCTTTTCACGGATGAAaggttttcattaatcaaaagCAACCAAAGAAGGAGCTTACCTTCCTGCGTACAATTACAAACGATTTTGTAAAGAAAACTAATATTTACAATGAGGAAAAGTTCCAATTCCTATGTCGAGTTACCTTCCCAGAGCAGAAGTAATCTTTTCATACGTCGCAAAATAGATCAGACAGCAAGAAAAGCTTTTGCAATCTTCGTGACCAATTTGGGACGACACTAAGTGGAAATACAGTAAAAGCAAATTCCCTTTTCAAGTAGGAACGTCCTAGAAAAGGCTCCCAATTATAATCTGAGCATCATTATTGAGACTGTTGGCTTCTCTTACCTAGGCTCGAGTTTTCACTCCACAGTACTGAAAAGAGCAAACCACCCTGAAGCAACAAAAAATTGACTATTGTTACTCTAAAGCACATTACTTTGGAAAAGAAAGAACTCTTGGTTACTTATAGAGGAAAGCTCAACTAACACATTCTTGAATTCAAAACAATGGCCAGTACATTTGAAGACTTTCAATGATATAAATAGGTGAAGTTTCATATCACATGACATTTATGTACCAACTACATTTTATTGAAGTTAAAGACTTTTGTTTTGCATCATCTGCGTGACAATGAATAAAGGAAATGGAAGGGCTAATATGAAGGTGATGGTGGTCATAGATGAAAGTGAGTGCAGTTATCGTGCTCTCATGTGGGTGCTCGACAATCTCAAAGAATCGATCAAGAACTTACCGCTTGTCATATTCGCAGCGCAGCCACCTCCAAAATGTAATTATGTAGTCTCTTCAGCATTTGGTCTCGCTTGCATATGTCCACTCTCAGCCAGTTGAGTATTCCTGCTATCCATTTCGCTAGAACATAAGTGTTCGTGCTGTACATGTTACTGCATTTTACTCAGGATTTCTTGGTTTCTAGTCCTGCTCAGTTAATCTTGGATTTCGTATATATGATACATCATTATTAACTAGATTCTGCAGGTTGGCAGGTGGGAATTGTGTTCCTTTGTCTATATTTAAGGACTTGAGTTTAAGcctttattgcttttttttcccaAGAAAAGCTAATGGAAATTGTTTAACCATGCACGTAATCTCAAAAACAAATTGTGTTTACAAatgcctttccttttcttttcggaACGAGAAGTCTGTTACACTCATATCTTTTGATTCATTATTCTCTTGTGAACTTCTCGTATTGAGAGTCATATTAGAAACATTAAACGCATAGAATGTATACGCGAAATTGATTGTCATTAGTTTATACTTTTGAATGACAGCCATGGATCTATTTAACTCTGTTcaccaacaaaataagaaggTGGCATTGGGTATTCTGGAGAAGGCTAAGAGAATATGTGCAAGTAAAGGGGTATGTCCATAATAATTAGTGAAGCACTTTGCTGAAACCTCTGATCACTCTGTAGTCATTTACCAGTCTACTTTTCCATCTGCGACACATGAAGCCCCACGGAATTATCCATATGAAAAGGAAAGATgttaaagaaaattgaatttcttaacTTTATCCTTGAGATCTCCAGGACAAAGCCATCAACTATGGAAAAACTAGAAAGTAATTTTAAGCTAGTTTTGAAAAAAGCAAGCTGTACTGGACCTTCCAGAAAAATCTTAGGTGATTCATGTTACTGGGAAT is a window of Populus nigra chromosome 10, ddPopNigr1.1, whole genome shotgun sequence DNA encoding:
- the LOC133704356 gene encoding universal stress protein A-like protein; this encodes MKVMVVIDESECSYRALMWVLDNLKESIKNLPLVIFAAQPPPKCNYVVSSAFGLACICPLSATMDLFNSVHQQNKKVALGILEKAKRICASKGVTVEAITEAGCPKEVICDAVQKCGVNLLVIGDEANGNIKRALLGSVSSYCVQNAKCQVLLVRNKA